From Streptomyces sp. NBC_01460, a single genomic window includes:
- a CDS encoding acetyl-CoA C-acetyltransferase: protein MSTEAFVYDAIRTPRGRGKANGALHGTKPIDLVVGLIHEIRGRFPGLDPAAIDDIVLGVVSPLGDQGSDIARIAAIAAGLPDSVAGVQENRFCASGLEAVNLAAAKVRSGWEDLVLAGGVESMSRVPMGSDGGAWAMDPMTSFETGFAPQGIGADLIATIEGFSRRDVDEYAALSQERAAIAWKEERFARSVVPVRDRNGLLVLDHDEHMRPGTTADSLASLKPSFAAIGEMGGFDAVALQKYHWVEKIDHVHHAGNSSGIVDGAALVAIGSKETGERYGLTPRARIVSAAVSGSEPTIMLTGPAPATRKALAKAGLTIDDIDLVEINEAFAGVVLRFVKDMGLSLDKVNVNGGAIALGHPLGATGAMILGTLIDELERQDKRYGLATLCVGGGMGVATVIERL, encoded by the coding sequence TTGAGTACCGAAGCATTCGTCTACGACGCGATCCGCACCCCGCGCGGCCGCGGCAAGGCCAACGGCGCCCTGCACGGCACCAAGCCGATCGACCTCGTCGTCGGCCTCATCCACGAGATCCGTGGCCGCTTCCCCGGCCTCGACCCGGCGGCCATCGACGACATCGTCCTCGGCGTGGTCAGCCCGCTCGGCGACCAGGGCTCCGACATCGCCCGGATCGCCGCCATCGCCGCCGGACTGCCGGACTCGGTCGCCGGCGTGCAGGAGAACCGCTTCTGTGCCTCGGGCCTCGAAGCGGTCAACCTGGCCGCCGCGAAGGTCCGTTCGGGGTGGGAGGACCTCGTCCTGGCGGGCGGTGTCGAGTCGATGTCCCGCGTGCCGATGGGCTCCGACGGTGGTGCCTGGGCCATGGACCCGATGACCAGCTTCGAGACCGGCTTCGCCCCGCAGGGAATCGGCGCCGACCTCATCGCCACCATCGAGGGCTTCTCACGCCGCGACGTGGACGAGTACGCCGCACTGTCCCAGGAGCGCGCCGCCATCGCCTGGAAGGAGGAGCGCTTCGCCCGGTCCGTCGTCCCCGTCAGGGACCGCAACGGGCTGCTCGTCCTCGACCACGACGAGCACATGCGCCCCGGCACGACCGCCGACTCCCTCGCGTCACTGAAGCCCTCGTTCGCCGCGATCGGCGAGATGGGCGGCTTCGACGCCGTGGCGCTCCAGAAGTACCACTGGGTCGAGAAGATCGACCACGTCCACCACGCGGGCAACTCCTCCGGGATCGTGGACGGCGCCGCCCTCGTCGCGATCGGGTCCAAGGAGACCGGCGAGCGCTACGGGCTCACCCCGCGCGCCCGGATCGTCTCCGCCGCCGTCTCGGGATCCGAGCCGACCATCATGCTCACCGGCCCCGCCCCCGCCACCCGCAAGGCGCTGGCCAAGGCCGGGCTCACCATCGACGACATCGACCTGGTCGAGATCAACGAGGCCTTCGCCGGAGTCGTCCTGCGCTTCGTCAAGGACATGGGCCTCAGCCTCGACAAGGTCAACGTCAACGGCGGCGCCATCGCACTCGGACACCCCCTCGGCGCGACCGGGGCGATGATCCTCGGCACCCTCATCGACGAACTGGAGCGCCAGGACAAGCGCTACGGCCTCGCCACCCTCTGCGTCGGCGGCGGCATGGGCGTCGCCACCGTCATCGAGCGTCTCTGA
- a CDS encoding 3-hydroxyacyl-CoA dehydrogenase NAD-binding domain-containing protein — protein sequence MTESTTIRWEQDETGVVTLVLDDPAQSANTMNQAFRDSIAAVADRAEAEKDSIRGIIYTSAKKTFFAGGDLKDMIRIGPENAQDAFDAGTAIKNSLRRIETLGKPVVAAINGAALGGGYEIALASHHRVALDAPGSRIGLPEVTLGLLPAGGGVTRTVRLMGIADALLKVLLQGTQYTPRRALENGLVHEVADTREEMLDKARAFIDANPESQQPWDVKGYRIPGGTPSHPKFAANLPAFPANLKKQLAGAPMPAPRNIMAAAVEGSQVDFESAQVIEARYFTELVTGQVAKNMIQAFFFDLQAVNSGASRPDGIEERQVRKVAVLGAGMMGAGIAYSCARAGIDVVLKDVSAEAAAKGKAYSEKLLAKALSRGRTTEAKRDELLARITPTGDPADLAGCDAVIEAVFEDTALKHKVFQEIQGVIEPDALLCSNTSTLPITVLAEGVERPVDFIGLHFFSPVDKMPLVEIIKGGKTGDEALARAFDLVRRIKKTPIVVNDSRGFFTSRVIGHFINEGVAMVGEGVEPASVEQAAAQAGYPAKVLSLMDELTLTLPRKIRNETRRAVEEAGGTWATHPADAVIDRMVDEFGRPGRSGGAGFYEYGEDGGRGLLWPGLREHFTKPGTEIPFEDMKERMLFSEALDSVRCLEENVLMTVADANIGSIMGIGFPAWTGGVLQYINGYEGGLPGFVARARQLAERYGDRFLPSALLLEKAEKGETFHD from the coding sequence ATGACCGAGAGCACGACCATTCGCTGGGAACAGGACGAGACCGGCGTCGTCACCCTCGTACTCGACGACCCCGCCCAGTCCGCCAACACGATGAACCAGGCCTTCCGCGACTCCATCGCGGCCGTCGCCGACCGCGCGGAGGCCGAGAAGGACTCCATCCGGGGCATCATCTACACCTCCGCCAAGAAGACCTTCTTCGCGGGCGGCGACCTCAAGGACATGATCCGGATCGGCCCGGAGAACGCCCAGGACGCCTTCGACGCCGGAACCGCCATCAAGAACTCCCTGCGCCGCATCGAGACCCTCGGCAAGCCGGTCGTCGCGGCCATCAACGGCGCCGCGCTCGGCGGGGGGTACGAGATCGCGCTCGCCTCCCACCACCGCGTCGCCCTGGACGCCCCCGGCTCGCGGATCGGCCTGCCGGAGGTCACCCTCGGCCTGCTGCCCGCGGGCGGCGGAGTCACCCGCACCGTACGGCTGATGGGCATCGCCGACGCCCTGCTGAAGGTCCTGCTCCAGGGCACCCAGTACACCCCGCGGCGGGCGCTGGAGAACGGCCTCGTCCACGAGGTCGCCGACACCCGGGAGGAGATGCTCGACAAGGCCCGCGCCTTCATCGACGCCAACCCCGAGTCGCAGCAGCCCTGGGACGTCAAGGGCTACCGCATCCCCGGCGGCACCCCGTCGCACCCGAAGTTCGCGGCCAACCTGCCGGCGTTCCCCGCCAACCTCAAGAAGCAGCTCGCGGGCGCGCCCATGCCGGCGCCCCGCAACATCATGGCCGCGGCGGTCGAGGGCTCGCAGGTCGACTTCGAGAGCGCCCAGGTCATCGAGGCGCGCTACTTCACCGAGCTGGTCACCGGCCAGGTCGCGAAGAACATGATCCAGGCGTTCTTCTTCGACCTCCAGGCCGTCAACTCCGGTGCCAGCCGCCCGGACGGCATCGAGGAGCGCCAGGTCCGCAAGGTGGCGGTCCTCGGCGCCGGGATGATGGGCGCCGGCATCGCCTACTCCTGTGCCCGCGCCGGCATCGACGTCGTCCTGAAGGACGTCTCCGCCGAGGCCGCCGCCAAGGGCAAGGCGTACAGCGAGAAGCTGCTCGCCAAGGCGCTCTCCCGGGGCCGCACGACCGAGGCGAAGCGGGACGAGCTGCTGGCCCGCATCACCCCGACCGGTGACCCGGCCGACCTGGCGGGCTGCGACGCCGTGATCGAGGCGGTGTTCGAGGACACCGCGCTCAAGCACAAGGTGTTCCAGGAGATCCAGGGCGTCATCGAGCCCGACGCGCTGCTCTGCTCCAACACCTCGACCCTGCCGATCACCGTGCTCGCCGAGGGCGTCGAGCGTCCGGTGGACTTCATCGGGCTGCACTTCTTCTCACCCGTGGACAAGATGCCGCTGGTCGAGATCATCAAGGGCGGGAAGACCGGGGACGAGGCCCTCGCCCGCGCCTTCGACCTGGTGCGCCGGATCAAGAAGACCCCGATCGTCGTCAACGACTCACGTGGCTTCTTCACCTCGCGCGTCATCGGCCACTTCATCAACGAGGGCGTCGCGATGGTCGGCGAGGGCGTCGAGCCCGCGTCGGTCGAGCAGGCGGCGGCGCAGGCCGGCTACCCGGCCAAGGTGCTCTCCCTCATGGACGAGCTCACGCTCACCCTGCCGCGCAAGATCCGCAACGAGACCCGGCGCGCCGTCGAGGAGGCGGGCGGCACCTGGGCCACGCACCCCGCGGACGCCGTCATCGACCGGATGGTCGACGAGTTCGGGCGGCCCGGCCGCAGCGGGGGAGCGGGCTTCTACGAGTACGGCGAGGACGGCGGGCGCGGCCTGCTGTGGCCCGGACTCCGTGAGCACTTCACGAAGCCGGGGACCGAGATCCCGTTCGAGGACATGAAGGAGCGGATGCTCTTCTCCGAGGCACTGGACAGCGTCCGCTGCCTGGAGGAGAACGTCCTCATGACCGTCGCCGACGCCAACATCGGCTCCATCATGGGCATCGGCTTCCCCGCGTGGACCGGCGGTGTGCTCCAGTACATCAACGGGTACGAAGGCGGCCTGCCCGGATTCGTGGCGCGCGCCCGGCAGCTGGCGGAGCGCTACGGCGACCGCTTCCTGCCGTCCGCGCTCCTGCTGGAGAAGGCGGAGAAGGGCGAGACCTTCCACGACTGA
- a CDS encoding MerR family transcriptional regulator: MATGTDEPTLTVDELAARAGVTVRTVRFYSTRGLLPPPVIGPRRVGHYGHDHLSRLALIEELQHQGMTLAAIERYLQQLPPDLSAQDLAIHRALVASWAPDSAEDMERPELERRAGRPLSEQDVDRLAAMGVLERPAAPGSPFLVDPGLLRLGVELLEVPIAHETILAARTVLLEHTRSAAHELTRLFRDEVWNPYRERESDPEHVKAMKSLSAHMQPMVLQALLTAFQRSLKEELRAAFTADERE, from the coding sequence ATGGCGACCGGGACGGACGAACCGACGCTGACCGTCGACGAACTGGCGGCGCGCGCGGGGGTCACCGTGCGCACCGTGCGCTTCTACAGCACCAGGGGCCTGCTGCCGCCCCCGGTGATCGGACCCCGGCGCGTCGGGCACTACGGGCACGACCATCTCTCCCGGCTGGCCCTGATCGAGGAGCTCCAGCACCAGGGCATGACGCTGGCCGCCATCGAGCGCTACCTGCAGCAGCTGCCGCCCGACCTGAGCGCGCAGGACCTGGCGATCCACCGCGCCCTGGTGGCGTCCTGGGCCCCGGACTCGGCCGAGGACATGGAGCGCCCCGAGCTGGAGCGGCGCGCGGGCCGGCCCCTCAGCGAGCAGGACGTCGACCGGCTCGCGGCCATGGGGGTGCTGGAGCGTCCCGCCGCGCCCGGGAGCCCCTTCCTGGTGGACCCGGGGCTGTTGCGGCTCGGGGTGGAGCTGCTGGAGGTGCCGATCGCGCACGAGACGATCCTGGCCGCGCGCACGGTCCTTCTGGAGCACACCCGCTCGGCCGCCCACGAGCTGACCCGGCTGTTCCGGGACGAGGTGTGGAACCCCTACCGGGAGCGGGAGTCGGACCCGGAGCACGTGAAGGCGATGAAGTCACTCTCCGCCCACATGCAGCCGATGGTGCTCCAGGCCCTGCTCACGGCCTTCCAGCGGTCGCTGAAGGAGGAGCTGCGGGCCGCGTTCACCGCCGACGAGCGGGAGTGA
- a CDS encoding AMP-dependent synthetase/ligase, whose amino-acid sequence MTTILRLPTGPDQLTLPALLLRNAEDHGDLPALSWQDASGGRTTLTWSEVRHETAVLAAGYGALGVERGEQVLMMMGNRPEHWLSDLALTHLGAVPVSVYGTAAPGQIAHIARHSRARFAIVEGAGELERWAPLLADANVPLEALVVVEPSEAGPHRSYGRLRATGERLRSDEAFDKAWRETRAQDPLTVVYTSGTTGDPKAVPISHRGVVSNALALDRVVELPDHVEHICYLPFAHIAERMLGIYLPVFRASHVHLCADTAAVAVTARALHPAQFFGVPRVWEKLAASLRAALGGLPEERRAAVEAANATAREHVACRERGERPSAELEASYKAAKETVLDPVLSLAGFERLVWTASASAPMPLDVVRFWAGFGIVVMDAWGLTETVGVFTTNSPSAFRLGSVGRPLEGLELRIADDGEILVRGGTVFAGYLRADGTLDGALDADGWFPTGDIGRIDDDGYLWLTDRKKEMIITSTGKNVSPALVENTLKEHPLIGQALVHGDGRSYLVALLVLDTEMAPAWAAARGIEGDPLTSPEVHEEIARAVEAANARLNRTEQIKRHRLLTREWGPETGELTPSLKLRRRVIREQYADALDALYAREED is encoded by the coding sequence GTGACCACGATCCTGCGACTTCCCACCGGACCCGATCAACTCACACTCCCTGCCCTGCTGCTGCGCAATGCCGAGGACCACGGAGATCTTCCCGCCCTCTCCTGGCAGGACGCGAGCGGCGGACGGACCACTCTCACCTGGAGCGAGGTCCGCCACGAGACGGCCGTGCTCGCCGCCGGTTACGGCGCCCTCGGGGTGGAACGCGGCGAACAGGTCCTCATGATGATGGGCAACCGGCCCGAGCACTGGCTCAGCGACCTGGCCCTCACCCACCTCGGGGCCGTCCCCGTCTCCGTCTACGGCACCGCGGCGCCAGGCCAGATCGCCCACATAGCGCGCCACAGCCGCGCGAGGTTCGCGATCGTCGAGGGCGCGGGCGAACTGGAGCGCTGGGCGCCCCTGCTGGCGGACGCCAACGTACCGCTGGAGGCCCTCGTGGTCGTGGAGCCGTCGGAGGCGGGACCCCACAGGTCCTACGGCAGGTTGCGCGCGACGGGGGAGCGGCTGCGGAGCGACGAGGCCTTCGACAAGGCCTGGCGCGAGACCCGCGCCCAGGACCCGCTGACGGTCGTCTACACCTCGGGAACCACGGGCGACCCGAAGGCCGTTCCGATCAGCCACCGCGGCGTCGTGTCCAACGCACTCGCCCTGGACCGGGTGGTGGAGCTCCCCGACCACGTGGAGCACATCTGCTACCTGCCCTTCGCGCACATCGCGGAACGGATGCTGGGCATCTACCTGCCGGTCTTCCGGGCCTCGCACGTCCACCTCTGCGCGGACACCGCGGCCGTCGCGGTCACGGCGCGCGCCCTGCACCCCGCCCAGTTCTTCGGGGTGCCGCGGGTGTGGGAGAAGCTCGCCGCGTCCCTGCGGGCCGCCCTGGGCGGGCTGCCGGAGGAGCGGCGGGCCGCCGTCGAGGCGGCGAACGCGACGGCCCGTGAGCACGTGGCCTGCCGGGAGCGCGGTGAGCGGCCGTCCGCCGAACTGGAGGCCTCGTACAAGGCCGCCAAGGAGACCGTGCTGGACCCCGTGCTGTCGCTGGCGGGCTTCGAACGGCTGGTGTGGACGGCCAGCGCCTCCGCACCGATGCCGCTCGACGTGGTGCGCTTCTGGGCGGGCTTCGGGATCGTCGTCATGGACGCCTGGGGACTCACCGAGACCGTCGGGGTGTTCACCACCAACAGCCCGTCGGCCTTCCGCCTGGGTTCGGTGGGACGCCCGCTGGAGGGCCTGGAGCTCCGGATCGCCGACGACGGGGAGATCCTGGTCCGCGGCGGGACGGTGTTCGCCGGCTACCTGCGCGCCGACGGCACCCTGGACGGGGCGCTCGACGCGGACGGCTGGTTCCCGACCGGGGACATCGGCCGGATCGACGACGACGGCTACCTCTGGCTCACCGACCGCAAGAAGGAAATGATCATCACCTCGACCGGGAAGAACGTCTCCCCGGCGCTCGTCGAGAACACGCTCAAGGAACACCCGCTGATCGGCCAGGCCCTCGTCCACGGCGACGGGCGCTCGTACCTGGTGGCCCTGCTCGTCCTCGACACGGAGATGGCCCCGGCCTGGGCGGCGGCCCGTGGCATCGAGGGGGACCCGCTCACCAGTCCCGAGGTCCACGAGGAGATCGCCCGGGCCGTCGAGGCCGCAAACGCCCGGCTGAACCGCACCGAACAGATCAAGCGCCACCGGCTGCTGACGCGGGAGTGGGGCCCGGAGACCGGCGAGCTCACGCCCTCCCTGAAGCTCCGCCGCCGGGTCATCCGCGAGCAGTACGCGGACGCGCTCGACGCGTTGTACGCACGGGAGGAGGACTGA
- a CDS encoding VOC family protein has product MERVRGIGGYFMRASEPTALSAWYRDCLGLDTDEHGRWLQEAGPTVMATFGSDTGYFGSRDQRTMLNFRVRDLDAMIAQLRARGADVAEETQDLEGVGRFGWVTDPEGNRVELWQPA; this is encoded by the coding sequence ATGGAACGTGTGCGGGGAATCGGCGGGTACTTCATGCGGGCTTCCGAACCGACGGCCCTGAGCGCGTGGTATCGCGACTGCCTCGGCCTGGACACGGATGAGCACGGTCGGTGGCTCCAGGAGGCCGGGCCGACGGTGATGGCGACGTTCGGGTCCGACACCGGGTACTTCGGTTCCCGGGACCAGCGGACCATGCTCAACTTCCGCGTCCGCGACCTGGACGCGATGATCGCGCAGCTGCGTGCCCGGGGAGCGGACGTGGCGGAGGAGACACAGGACCTGGAGGGTGTGGGTCGCTTCGGCTGGGTGACCGACCCCGAGGGCAACCGGGTCGAGCTGTGGCAGCCGGCCTGA
- a CDS encoding macro domain-containing protein, whose protein sequence is MPGITYVRGDATAPQGKGVKLIVHVCNDLGGWGKGFVLALSRRWSEPEAAYRRWHRGRSGNDFGLGAVQFVQAEPYVWVANVVGQRGIRTGSKGVPVRYEAIDEGLRKVAVRAAELGASVHMPRIGCGLAGGTWSRVEPLVTERLVGRGIGVTVYDHG, encoded by the coding sequence ATGCCGGGGATCACGTATGTACGGGGGGACGCCACCGCTCCGCAGGGCAAGGGCGTCAAGCTGATCGTGCACGTCTGCAACGACCTGGGCGGCTGGGGCAAGGGCTTCGTCCTGGCCCTGTCCCGCCGCTGGTCCGAGCCGGAAGCCGCCTACCGCCGGTGGCACCGGGGGCGTTCGGGCAACGACTTCGGGCTGGGAGCCGTGCAGTTCGTCCAGGCCGAGCCGTACGTCTGGGTGGCCAACGTCGTGGGCCAGCGGGGGATACGCACCGGCAGCAAGGGCGTGCCGGTGCGTTACGAGGCGATCGACGAGGGACTGCGGAAGGTGGCCGTGCGGGCCGCCGAGCTCGGTGCCTCGGTCCACATGCCCAGGATCGGCTGCGGTCTCGCGGGCGGGACCTGGTCCAGGGTCGAACCCCTCGTCACCGAGCGGCTGGTGGGCCGGGGCATCGGTGTGACGGTGTACGACCACGGGTGA
- a CDS encoding acyl-CoA dehydrogenase family protein has product MSTTHALPRSLSAEQRDFVTALRDFARRECGTREQRDALAAETGGPHAPSLYARLAELGWLGVCLPEAYGGAGGGMTDACLFLRETSRGLVPAGGFITSVITAKAYERFGSEAQCKAAVGGAVAGQVLSIAMSEPGAGSDVAALRCKAGRAPDGGWLVDGHKTWISNAHLAEHILLVARTGTGGAKHEGLTMFHVPARTPGIDIRPIGTMGGREVNDVFLTGVRLPADAVVGTADHAWSQLMAGLDAERLFLAANMLGLAERILDDTVAYVRGREQFGRPVGSFQALRHRLADLATEIECARLLVFDVAAACDAEPEKTFPREASMAKLKATETAKHAALEGMQMMGGYGYATEYDMERHLRAAVVSTVYGGTSEIQRDIIGRSYGL; this is encoded by the coding sequence TTGTCGACCACCCATGCCCTCCCCCGCTCCCTCTCCGCGGAGCAACGGGACTTCGTCACGGCCCTGCGGGACTTCGCCCGGCGTGAGTGCGGTACGCGTGAGCAGCGTGACGCGCTGGCGGCGGAGACGGGCGGCCCGCACGCCCCGTCGCTCTACGCCCGGCTGGCCGAGCTCGGCTGGCTCGGGGTGTGCCTGCCCGAGGCGTACGGCGGCGCGGGCGGCGGGATGACGGACGCCTGCCTGTTCCTGCGGGAGACCTCGCGCGGCCTCGTGCCGGCGGGCGGGTTCATCACCTCGGTGATCACCGCGAAGGCCTACGAACGGTTCGGCAGCGAGGCACAGTGCAAGGCGGCCGTCGGTGGCGCGGTGGCCGGACAGGTGCTGTCCATAGCGATGTCGGAGCCGGGCGCCGGATCGGACGTGGCGGCGCTGCGGTGCAAGGCCGGACGCGCGCCGGACGGCGGCTGGCTGGTCGACGGCCACAAGACGTGGATCTCCAACGCGCATCTGGCCGAGCACATCCTGCTGGTGGCCAGAACCGGCACGGGCGGGGCGAAGCACGAGGGCCTGACCATGTTCCACGTCCCGGCCCGCACCCCGGGGATCGACATCCGGCCGATCGGGACGATGGGCGGACGCGAGGTCAACGACGTCTTCCTCACCGGTGTCCGGCTGCCCGCCGACGCCGTGGTCGGCACGGCCGACCACGCGTGGTCCCAGCTGATGGCAGGCCTCGACGCCGAACGGCTCTTCCTGGCGGCGAACATGCTGGGCCTGGCGGAGCGGATCCTGGACGACACCGTCGCGTACGTGCGGGGACGCGAGCAGTTCGGCCGCCCGGTCGGCTCCTTCCAGGCGCTGCGGCACCGGCTGGCCGACCTGGCGACGGAGATCGAGTGCGCGCGGCTGCTCGTCTTCGACGTCGCGGCGGCCTGCGACGCCGAGCCGGAGAAGACGTTCCCCCGCGAGGCGTCCATGGCGAAGCTCAAGGCCACCGAGACGGCCAAGCACGCGGCGCTGGAGGGCATGCAGATGATGGGCGGCTACGGCTACGCGACCGAGTACGACATGGAGCGGCATCTGCGGGCTGCGGTCGTGTCGACGGTGTACGGCGGCACGAGTGAGATCCAGCGCGACATCATCGGCAGGAGCTACGGCCTCTGA